One segment of Desulfosudis oleivorans Hxd3 DNA contains the following:
- a CDS encoding type II secretion system protein: MIHQTRQHGFTLIEVIVSIVTAAVLGSLLITYMHSVFIRGGEQVTSVGTLHQLTQAMDGLTAAYNSRIHLAVAQTGEDDALDYVADQTDGEAFAPFDVTLGWFSGPPFTGTGNTGTRSNEDFLKITLTPDGGGPSLVSIFWSGN; encoded by the coding sequence ATGATACACCAAACCAGACAGCACGGGTTTACCCTGATAGAGGTGATCGTCTCCATTGTCACCGCCGCGGTGCTGGGCTCCCTTTTGATCACCTACATGCATTCGGTGTTTATCCGGGGTGGAGAGCAGGTCACCAGCGTGGGCACCCTGCACCAGCTCACCCAGGCCATGGACGGCCTGACTGCGGCCTACAACAGCCGGATTCACCTGGCCGTGGCCCAGACCGGGGAAGATGACGCCCTGGACTATGTGGCGGACCAGACCGACGGCGAGGCCTTTGCCCCATTTGATGTGACGCTGGGCTGGTTTAGCGGACCACCGTTTACCGGGACCGGCAACACGGGAACGCGAAGCAACGAGGATTTCCTCAAGATCACACTGACGCCCGATGGTGGCGGACCAAGCCTTGTCTCCATCTTCTGGTCGGGAAATTAA
- a CDS encoding prepilin-type N-terminal cleavage/methylation domain-containing protein, producing MRLSPSKKSSGFTLLEIVVVLLVLGIVSTVVISRYVNANADAQNAALMGKITSHLRYARNASMNSDATWWIDFDSGAYRLYKRDAAGTDTSAVFPGEGEPVVDLPDGFGTNINVFFDGWGRPTDSGGTPITTVPAHTLPFSGGTITIEPTGYIR from the coding sequence ATGCGGTTATCACCTTCAAAAAAATCATCGGGATTTACCCTGCTGGAAATCGTTGTGGTGCTGCTGGTGCTGGGCATTGTCTCCACCGTGGTGATTTCCCGCTACGTCAATGCCAATGCCGATGCCCAAAACGCGGCCCTGATGGGCAAGATCACCTCCCATCTGCGATATGCCAGAAACGCGTCAATGAACTCGGATGCCACATGGTGGATCGATTTTGATTCAGGCGCCTATCGGTTATACAAACGAGATGCCGCCGGCACCGATACCAGTGCCGTGTTTCCAGGGGAAGGTGAGCCGGTCGTTGACCTGCCTGACGGATTCGGAACGAACATCAACGTTTTTTTTGACGGCTGGGGCCGGCCCACGGACAGCGGCGGGACGCCGATCACAACCGTACCCGCCCACACACTGCCATTTTCCGGCGGCACCATCACCATAGAACCCACGGGCTATATTCGATGA
- a CDS encoding electron transfer flavoprotein subunit beta/FixA family protein: MEILVCVKRVPDTEENEIVINSAGNDIERDDLVYSVNEWDNYAVEEAIQIVDKVGGSVTVVTVGDDESEEVLRREMAMGAEKGILVSDDAFEGADGKGIATALKGVVEKEKYDLILTGAQADDGAAQVGGMLAAMLDLPYASLVNKIEVMDGKLKVGREIEGGNQEMSEIEMPCVLSIQTGINEPRYVGIRGIRKVASVEIPTFSASDLGVSAAAPALKKVDYFVPEMGEGAEMLEGSVEEMAEKLVELLKAKGGLK; this comes from the coding sequence ATGGAAATTTTAGTTTGTGTCAAACGTGTGCCCGACACCGAAGAGAACGAGATTGTCATCAACAGCGCCGGCAACGACATTGAGCGCGATGATCTTGTTTATTCGGTCAATGAGTGGGACAACTATGCGGTTGAGGAAGCGATTCAGATCGTGGACAAGGTGGGCGGCTCTGTAACGGTCGTCACGGTCGGTGATGATGAGTCCGAAGAGGTGTTGAGAAGAGAGATGGCCATGGGCGCTGAAAAGGGCATCCTGGTCAGCGACGACGCCTTTGAAGGAGCCGACGGCAAGGGGATCGCTACCGCGCTCAAAGGCGTGGTGGAAAAGGAGAAGTATGACCTGATTCTCACCGGCGCCCAGGCCGATGACGGCGCGGCCCAGGTGGGTGGCATGCTGGCCGCCATGCTGGATCTGCCCTATGCCTCCCTGGTCAACAAGATCGAGGTGATGGACGGCAAGCTCAAGGTGGGCCGGGAGATCGAAGGCGGCAACCAGGAGATGAGCGAGATTGAGATGCCCTGCGTCCTCTCTATTCAGACCGGTATCAACGAGCCTCGTTATGTGGGTATTCGCGGTATTCGGAAAGTGGCCTCCGTTGAGATCCCCACTTTCAGCGCGTCGGATCTGGGTGTTTCCGCGGCGGCGCCGGCCTTGAAAAAGGTCGACTACTTTGTGCCTGAAATGGGCGAGGGTGCGGAAATGCTGGAAGGCAGCGTGGAAGAGATGGCGGAGAAACTGGTTGAACTTCTTAAAGCCAAAGGAGGACTCAAATAA
- a CDS encoding prepilin-type N-terminal cleavage/methylation domain-containing protein: protein MRRRHPHDRRRFEKGFTLIEVVVSLLIAAILMGMAGLGVVQVARGFVQTREAGELAQKSDFVLTRIRKSVRNLMGVNSAATNTTTLSLSRLDSNQAPVTEIFSYSGTTLSLGNGTTSAPLMEGISAFQFQYFKEDEDNNPWNPATDPVGELAIVDVSLTMAGDQGVSVAFSERILPRNTYTPSRAYTPSGAGTPSAQGICLLEALYPNSPVLWSLFRGFRDNGLAAIPLAGKKITSAYYLTGSAVTPWLTAHPGAIPFLRWLTVPVVALLFFWTWFPAGLLALAVAAWIFARLFTFLLLRDATARTPLSRRFRTAGSILLSLVITIMVVALLGAGAVSILTTSQHGNVHSALGEKAYYLAESGLRYAVSQFMANQDNSANFISALSSTEGDGAFSVSTGEAFNLGARCFFFDPDNGAPGTTLLAYGDGFPGKLNEITVPGGGLSDRMEVYDTGIGDRTVVNATVSAINTGTGTITYTITGGLAGSVDPDEYVLPVASVRSDASNIRASNLGEAPTASQISLKDDGFAGFFPAARGVVSLMADADKDGSHDDRIDLVYDRLNGTTLQGLRNVPGKEPLPDGGVDIAADTPVVLGRYASITSRGMVARNTSQETAVQLTLSQPLDTVDIMRMIANTTPGEQSVDSVLGTHTLEDNALKVVTTDGTYSFIESNNPTLQQESVAAQDWEFSDMTGGSDFLKELWLRSDKRMSYETQVKVKFTETEDDLAPNFVNHPGCYMPGIAFRLRQVGPHPGQSTYYGMSFMRGIAGRTQHSTDSGCGQTTWKSEDDDISDNLFADHGSNSAFTYTSTCPDSDFTPTIWNDNKPLDGIPYLIFWQKDQSTNADGSPLSTGCGGSVSEGYSPFEWLSYMPLVAVEKCTLYQYDNTIRARVYSNRYYGGDEAGFPGGEFNLAACQDRGMNNDDVQSVRVTSGYTLTLYEHDNFGGKSLTRTSDFGDLGLILDGFWSWANETSSLKVTGPPSSSAPWYDGPIAGQIPSYTRTAWKLTDPYGLFKTYTINGVEVLGLPGALTIMDPATAFDAGGPKPVANAAYIVFPGSSSSADKRDLNYRLYLKEWATVGLQIFEIEGDLDCNPSTGTGGVERVNAVSAFFGSNTAAGNTAQAGNSRKDGNRNAYPASTAENYLAYPVKWLNNPGYFTQAVWDGLGIQNTNEPNFPTEGGYTSKLVPNPYGGSGCGGNTDIKLVEKGKDLEGDNTHVYSATFLTVKEYPPHDGEPAYYNEYNFDTEYIPEIGLHTLGISAEPGAAANDTETAYFKDWYWRFFEGGQTGMVPGIISE, encoded by the coding sequence ATGCGAAGACGACACCCACATGACCGCCGCCGATTCGAAAAAGGATTCACCCTGATCGAAGTGGTGGTCTCCCTTTTGATCGCCGCCATCCTGATGGGGATGGCCGGCCTGGGCGTGGTCCAGGTGGCCAGAGGTTTTGTTCAGACCCGTGAAGCCGGCGAACTGGCCCAGAAAAGCGACTTTGTGCTCACCCGCATTCGTAAAAGCGTTCGAAACCTCATGGGCGTAAACAGCGCCGCTACCAACACCACAACCCTTTCCCTCTCCCGGCTGGACAGCAACCAGGCCCCCGTCACGGAGATCTTCTCCTACAGCGGCACCACCCTCTCCCTGGGCAACGGCACAACCAGCGCTCCATTGATGGAAGGAATATCCGCCTTTCAATTCCAATATTTTAAAGAGGATGAAGACAACAATCCCTGGAACCCTGCCACCGACCCCGTCGGCGAGCTGGCCATCGTGGATGTGAGCCTGACCATGGCAGGTGACCAGGGGGTGTCGGTCGCCTTTTCCGAACGGATTCTGCCCAGAAATACATACACCCCCAGCCGGGCCTACACCCCGTCAGGCGCCGGCACCCCTTCCGCCCAGGGCATCTGCCTGCTGGAGGCCCTCTATCCGAACAGCCCGGTCCTCTGGTCCCTGTTCCGGGGCTTCAGGGACAACGGGCTTGCCGCCATTCCCCTTGCAGGCAAAAAAATCACTTCCGCCTACTATTTGACCGGGTCGGCAGTCACCCCCTGGCTCACCGCACATCCCGGCGCCATACCCTTCTTAAGGTGGCTGACCGTGCCGGTGGTGGCCCTGCTCTTTTTCTGGACATGGTTTCCGGCAGGCCTGCTGGCCCTGGCCGTAGCCGCGTGGATTTTCGCCCGCCTGTTTACCTTTTTACTACTGCGCGACGCCACGGCACGGACACCTCTGTCCCGCCGGTTTCGAACGGCCGGCAGCATTCTGCTGAGCCTGGTGATCACCATCATGGTGGTGGCCCTGCTGGGGGCCGGGGCCGTCTCCATACTCACCACATCCCAGCACGGCAACGTGCACAGCGCCCTGGGCGAAAAGGCCTACTACCTGGCCGAATCCGGCCTGCGGTATGCCGTCAGCCAGTTCATGGCCAACCAGGATAACAGCGCCAATTTTATCAGCGCTCTCTCCTCCACCGAAGGCGACGGCGCTTTTTCCGTATCCACGGGCGAGGCGTTTAACCTGGGGGCGCGATGCTTTTTCTTTGACCCGGACAACGGTGCGCCCGGCACCACGCTTCTCGCCTATGGCGACGGGTTTCCGGGTAAATTAAATGAGATAACGGTACCCGGCGGCGGGCTTTCCGACCGAATGGAAGTTTACGACACCGGCATCGGTGACCGGACCGTGGTCAATGCCACGGTGTCGGCCATCAATACAGGAACCGGCACCATCACCTATACCATAACCGGCGGCCTTGCCGGAAGCGTGGATCCCGACGAATATGTGCTGCCAGTGGCTTCCGTGAGGTCGGACGCCTCCAATATCAGGGCCTCCAACCTGGGCGAGGCCCCTACCGCCTCCCAGATCAGTCTGAAGGATGACGGATTTGCCGGCTTTTTTCCAGCGGCCCGGGGCGTAGTATCCCTGATGGCCGACGCGGACAAAGACGGCAGTCATGACGACCGGATCGACCTGGTCTACGACCGGCTTAACGGCACCACGTTGCAGGGGCTGCGCAACGTGCCGGGCAAAGAGCCCCTGCCCGACGGCGGCGTGGATATTGCCGCCGATACGCCGGTGGTGCTGGGCCGGTACGCGTCCATCACCTCCCGGGGCATGGTGGCCCGGAATACCAGCCAGGAGACCGCCGTTCAGTTGACGTTAAGCCAGCCCCTGGACACGGTGGACATCATGCGCATGATCGCCAACACCACGCCCGGCGAGCAGTCCGTCGATTCCGTGCTGGGCACCCACACCCTTGAAGACAACGCCCTGAAGGTGGTCACCACGGACGGCACCTACTCGTTTATTGAAAGCAACAACCCCACCCTGCAACAGGAGAGCGTGGCGGCCCAGGATTGGGAATTTTCCGACATGACCGGGGGCAGCGACTTTTTAAAGGAGCTCTGGCTTCGGTCCGATAAACGAATGTCCTACGAAACCCAGGTAAAGGTCAAGTTCACGGAAACAGAAGATGATCTGGCCCCTAATTTTGTCAATCACCCGGGCTGCTACATGCCGGGCATCGCCTTCCGGCTGCGCCAGGTCGGTCCCCACCCCGGCCAGTCCACCTATTACGGCATGTCTTTTATGCGGGGTATTGCCGGACGCACCCAGCACAGCACGGACAGCGGTTGCGGGCAGACCACGTGGAAAAGCGAGGATGACGACATATCTGACAACCTGTTTGCCGACCATGGCAGCAACAGCGCATTTACCTATACCTCCACCTGCCCGGATTCGGATTTTACCCCCACCATCTGGAACGATAACAAACCCCTGGACGGCATTCCCTACCTGATCTTCTGGCAGAAGGACCAGAGCACCAATGCTGATGGCAGCCCCTTAAGCACCGGCTGCGGCGGCAGCGTGTCCGAAGGGTATTCCCCCTTTGAATGGCTGTCCTACATGCCCCTGGTGGCTGTTGAAAAATGTACACTCTACCAGTACGACAACACCATCAGGGCACGAGTCTATAGCAACAGATATTACGGCGGCGATGAAGCCGGTTTTCCCGGAGGGGAGTTCAATCTTGCAGCATGCCAAGACCGGGGCATGAACAATGACGATGTGCAGTCTGTACGGGTGACATCCGGATATACCCTCACCCTTTATGAACACGATAATTTCGGAGGAAAATCTCTCACACGGACATCGGATTTCGGGGATCTGGGCCTTATCTTGGATGGTTTTTGGAGCTGGGCTAACGAGACATCCTCCCTCAAGGTCACCGGCCCCCCAAGCTCAAGCGCGCCCTGGTATGACGGCCCCATCGCCGGTCAAATACCCAGTTACACCAGAACCGCCTGGAAACTCACCGATCCCTATGGCCTGTTCAAAACTTACACCATTAACGGCGTGGAAGTCCTGGGCCTGCCCGGCGCGCTGACGATCATGGATCCGGCCACGGCCTTTGACGCCGGCGGACCAAAGCCCGTGGCCAATGCCGCCTATATTGTGTTTCCCGGCAGCAGCAGCTCCGCAGACAAGCGGGACCTGAACTACCGGCTCTATTTAAAGGAGTGGGCCACCGTGGGGCTGCAGATATTTGAAATAGAAGGGGACCTGGACTGTAACCCGTCCACCGGAACCGGCGGTGTAGAACGGGTCAACGCGGTCTCCGCCTTTTTCGGATCCAACACCGCCGCCGGCAACACGGCCCAGGCCGGAAACAGCCGCAAGGACGGCAACCGCAATGCTTACCCGGCATCTACTGCTGAAAACTATCTGGCCTACCCGGTAAAATGGCTCAATAACCCGGGCTATTTTACCCAGGCGGTGTGGGACGGACTGGGCATTCAGAACACCAATGAGCCCAATTTCCCCACCGAAGGCGGCTACACCAGCAAACTGGTGCCCAACCCTTATGGTGGATCAGGGTGCGGCGGCAACACCGACATCAAGCTGGTGGAAAAAGGCAAAGACCTGGAAGGCGACAACACCCACGTATACTCGGCCACGTTTCTGACCGTGAAAGAGTACCCCCCTCATGATGGCGAGCCCGCTTATTATAATGAATACAATTTTGACACCGAGTATATTCCAGAGATCGGCCTGCACACCCTGGGCATCAGCGCCGAACCCGGGGCCGCGGCCAATGACACCGAAACCGCCTATTTTAAAGACTGGTACTGGCGCTTTTTTGAAGGGGGCCAGACCGGCATGGTGCCCGGCATCATCAGTGAGTAG
- a CDS encoding (Fe-S)-binding protein: protein MEPIIAPADFSLFGFIPTVIFSFLIPVVGVGCFAYIMARRVAPLVKAAPDNRFDQIPQRIIAVIKLWLLQWRQPRYMVAGVLHIMIFAGFLVLSIRSTQLVILGVSSNFAIPGFDTIIGDIYNVFKDYAATMVLVACIIAAYRRAIVKPARYAVPEKYGHDHTAEAIFVLGLISTLMISESLFEASELAASGHEKFLAPLSLVWFEHLLLSGASQGTLQAIHIAAYYVHDITFFFFLCFLPMGKHFHVITSVFNVFFMRMKKGNTKPVRHDITDAQLDDLESFGVKKIEDFTWKHMLDFYSCADCGRCSDQCPANTVGRPLSPRFITIKGRDKLFANYPLRGAFAESKPLIGDIYEEDEIWSCTTCGACEQECPLGIEYIDKIVDLRRAMVDEGMVPQSLQKPLSALEKRGNAWGKMEKKRAEWAQEEAFAAQCQVKILDGKKETADTLYFVDSISSYDDRMQDLARATARILCAAGTDFGVLGKEEKDSGNEVRRFGEEMLFQSLKEHNIEAILNSGAKHIVTADPHAFNAIKNDYHNDELPDIEHLAQYVARKIKSGEIRLKDVEDSSKVYTYHDPCYLGRHNEVYDDPRDAMDAIPGLKRVEMIKSRDRSFCCSGGGLMLFYEPEEEERMAVLRVKMAAEAGANVIVTACPFCLVNMEDAIKVAQMEDTMEAIDFSELIARHLDA from the coding sequence ATGGAACCAATCATTGCACCTGCGGATTTTTCGCTTTTCGGCTTCATTCCCACGGTGATCTTTTCGTTTCTGATCCCGGTAGTGGGCGTGGGGTGCTTTGCCTACATCATGGCAAGGCGCGTGGCCCCGCTGGTCAAGGCGGCGCCGGATAACCGGTTCGACCAGATTCCCCAGCGGATTATCGCCGTGATCAAGCTGTGGCTGCTCCAGTGGCGCCAGCCCCGCTACATGGTGGCCGGCGTGCTTCACATCATGATTTTTGCGGGCTTTCTGGTGCTCTCCATCCGCTCCACCCAGCTGGTGATCCTGGGGGTGTCGTCAAATTTTGCGATTCCCGGATTTGACACCATCATCGGCGACATTTACAACGTGTTCAAGGACTATGCCGCCACCATGGTGCTGGTGGCCTGTATCATCGCCGCCTACCGGCGCGCTATTGTCAAGCCGGCCCGTTACGCGGTGCCTGAAAAATACGGCCACGACCACACCGCTGAGGCCATTTTTGTTCTGGGCCTGATCTCCACCCTGATGATCTCCGAAAGCCTGTTTGAAGCCAGTGAGCTGGCCGCGTCCGGCCATGAAAAGTTTCTGGCGCCCCTGTCTCTTGTCTGGTTCGAGCACCTCCTGCTCTCCGGGGCCTCCCAGGGCACACTGCAGGCCATTCATATCGCCGCCTACTACGTGCATGACATCACCTTTTTCTTCTTCCTCTGCTTTCTGCCCATGGGCAAGCATTTCCACGTTATCACCTCGGTGTTCAACGTCTTTTTCATGCGAATGAAAAAGGGCAACACCAAGCCGGTGCGCCACGATATCACCGACGCGCAGCTCGACGACCTGGAGTCCTTCGGCGTCAAGAAGATAGAGGATTTTACCTGGAAGCACATGCTGGACTTTTACTCCTGCGCGGACTGCGGCCGCTGCTCCGACCAGTGCCCGGCCAATACCGTGGGCCGGCCCCTGTCTCCCCGGTTTATCACCATCAAGGGCCGGGACAAGCTGTTTGCCAACTATCCGCTGCGGGGCGCCTTTGCCGAGAGCAAGCCCCTGATCGGTGACATCTACGAAGAGGACGAAATCTGGTCCTGCACCACCTGCGGCGCCTGCGAACAGGAGTGCCCCCTGGGCATCGAATACATCGACAAGATCGTGGACCTGAGACGGGCCATGGTGGACGAGGGCATGGTGCCCCAGTCCCTGCAGAAGCCCCTTTCCGCCCTGGAAAAGCGGGGCAATGCCTGGGGCAAGATGGAAAAGAAGCGGGCCGAGTGGGCACAGGAAGAGGCGTTTGCGGCCCAGTGCCAGGTGAAGATTCTCGACGGGAAAAAAGAGACCGCCGATACGCTCTATTTTGTGGACAGTATTTCTTCTTATGACGACAGGATGCAGGACCTGGCCCGGGCCACGGCCCGAATTCTTTGCGCGGCGGGAACCGATTTTGGTGTGTTGGGCAAGGAGGAAAAGGACAGCGGCAACGAGGTGCGGCGGTTCGGCGAGGAGATGCTGTTCCAGTCTTTGAAAGAGCACAACATTGAGGCCATTCTCAATTCCGGCGCAAAGCATATTGTTACCGCCGATCCCCATGCCTTTAACGCCATCAAGAACGACTACCACAACGATGAACTTCCCGACATTGAGCATCTTGCCCAGTACGTGGCCCGGAAAATAAAGTCCGGTGAAATCCGGCTCAAGGACGTGGAGGATTCAAGCAAAGTCTATACCTATCATGATCCCTGTTATCTGGGCCGGCATAATGAAGTTTATGACGATCCCCGGGATGCCATGGATGCCATTCCAGGGCTCAAGCGGGTGGAGATGATCAAGAGTCGGGACCGCTCTTTCTGCTGCAGCGGTGGCGGTCTGATGCTGTTCTACGAGCCCGAGGAGGAAGAGCGCATGGCCGTTCTGCGGGTGAAGATGGCGGCCGAGGCCGGGGCCAACGTGATTGTCACGGCCTGCCCCTTCTGCCTGGTGAACATGGAGGATGCCATCAAGGTGGCCCAGATGGAAGACACGATGGAGGCGATCGATTTTTCCGAGCTGATTGCCCGTCATCTGGATGCTTAA